The Thermoproteales archaeon DNA window TCCTAGCCGGAATCGTCGGCGGGCTTTTGGGAATCGGCGGCTGCTCGATAATGCTACCAGCGCTATACTTCTTGTTCTACTATTCTCTGCCGTGCGCTATAGGCACCACGATTACGGCTGTCATAGTGACGGCTATATCCGGTGCTACCGCACACTTTAAAATGAAAAATATTGATTTTTTAACCGCTAAAATCATAACGGTAAGCGGGGCTCTTGGTGCCGTTCTAGGCTCGATACTCTTTATTTACCTCGCAGGAAACACTGCTTTGCTCAGCGCTATCGTAGGCTTCGCCTTTATATACACCGCTATTAGAATGATAGTAGAGGGAGCAAGAAGAAAAGGTGGAGCGCCTTCCGGTAAAGGAGATAAAGTACCTGGAAGCTCTTCTGGAAAGGGATTGTTAGGCTTTATTATAGGCGTATTGACCGGCATTATAGGCTTAGGCGGGGGCTATGCTCTAGTACCATCTTTTATATACATATTTAAATCTCCAGTGAAGATAGCCGTCGGTACCTCCCTAGCATCTTTTATATCAATGGCACTGATCTCTGGATTATTTAAATTAATGACTGGAAACGTTGATCTAATAGCAGCCTTAATGCTAGGCCTGGGCACGGCACTAGGCGCTCAGCTGGGCGCCAAGCTTGTTCCCAAAACGCCAGCTTGGATGATAAAGCTACTCTTTGGGCTGCTCTTCCTTTACGTATCTCTGAGATTTATACTAGCTGGGTTTGGAGTAAGGATTTAAGGGAAAATTATGAAGATCGGCGAGTTCGAAGTAAATGTAACGTCTAGTAAATGTCCAATGCCTCAATTTTCTATTACAATAGAAGCTAAAGCGCCTAGATCTCTAAAGGGGATAATCGAAGTTCTAGCGATAAAATATCCTCCTTCGAAAGCTATTTATTTTAAAGAACAGCGCTCAGTTACTTTAAGAATTTTCAATAGGATGATAGGAATATATGAAAACGGACTCGTCACTTTCTGCGCCGAAAATCTAGACGATGCGAGAAAAGTCCTGAAGAAAGTAAAAGAAATAATAGATGAAGCTCGCATAATCGCCTCAACCATCGGTTCTCCAAGCGTTGAAGAAGTGGAAAAATGGAATAAGCTGAATACTCTAGAGCTATATAACTATCTTCCCAAAATTAACTGTGGAGAATGTGGAGAAGCTACGTGTATGGCCTTAGCCGCAAAAATACTTTCTGGAGAAAGAAAACTGACTGATTGCCCGCTTCTGCAGAGAGAAGAATATAGGAAGCTAATTAACAAATTTAGAGAAAAATATGGAGATAAGATATTTGCGATACTAAGCTAATGTAAACCCTATTCTTTATTCTCTAAATAATATTTATTAGTGGTAGGTAATTTTTAGTATTGTGAGCCTTTAGTATTTTATACATTGTAAATTAAAATTATGAAAAATTAAAATATTTCATTTTCAATAAATAATATGAGGTTAGACATTGAATAATCATAATATTCATGTCTATTCGCTACTCCTCATATTAATTTCTATGTTGATACTGACTAACTGGATGCTCGTTTCTAAAGCATCAGCGCAGGATGCTCAAGAAGTAAAGATAAGAGGTAGAGTTTACAGGGCTGAAACAGTATATCATCCCCATGCTTCCAAATATTTTAAGGAATATTATGTAGGAGTTATTATAACGGAAGTATTAGAAGATGCCCAAAATATAGTTTCGGTTGGCGAAATAGCATATATCTCGTATACCGAGCCTTTAGGACTTGATGTAGGCGATATAATAGAAGCTTATGGCCAATACTCTTATGATTTAGTGAGTATAATATATGTAGTTCAGGAATTTAATGCCAATTATTATATAAAACTGATAGATAGATCTCCCGGAATAGAAAGGAAAAGAGGAACTGCTATAGTTTCTTATGCTGAATTCGGATATGAAATCGATCTATCTCCATTTGAGAAAGCATACGAATACAACGTAAATGTTATGGAAGTATCAAATGCTAGCGACGAACGTATAGAGTATTACGACTTTTACTATCCTGAAAAGTTAAATCTGCAAGTTGGCGATGTTGTATATTATGATGGAATATTAAGGAATATTACAGTTGAAGATTCTCTTATGGAGGGTGAAATCGTATTTTTTGATGATAAAAGCTTTATCAAGGTTGTTTCCTCGAGAGTCACTATAGCATACATGCCCTCTTTTATAATAGCCGGAGACAAGGTGAGAGTTAATATAAAAGTTGAGAACAGTCCTAGGGGAACTCTTTGCCTCTGGGTTTTTCCAATAAAAGTGTTGAATACTTCATCAGAATATAATTACGTTCTAGAACCTACACCAGCTTATTTTCCAATTTCTGGAGATGGTTATTATTCTTTGGAAGTTACGTTTAATTTTCCACCCGGAGATTATCAATTGACAGCTTTTATTATTCCCGAGGGATGGTATATCAACGATACGGATATAGCACAATACACAGATTTCGAAGAAGATATATCAGTTTTTGAATGCTACAATAAATCTGGAAATTTGATCCATTATTCAAACTCTAAGCCTAGAAGCTTTACAATTATTTTCTCTCCATCGTATGAAGAAGAGGTTTATAGGAAGCCTCCACCTATAGAAGAAGCAGGCGTAATCGTTGCAAGTAGTCTCATCTTAAGCTCTCTTCTCGCATATATTTCGAGTTTAAACATTTTCTCTCAAGCAATCAGATTTTTAGGGAATCTTATCCTGAAGCTCATGAAGCTTGTAAAGATGCCCCCATGGTTACAGGAAGGATTCTTTAACTATATAGAAGAATGGCTGAAATCGATGAAAGAAAAAGAAATACCCCGTCCAGAAAATTGGAAATTTGTAACTCTCAAGGAATTAAAAACTGTCATTATTTCCATTATTGTTGTATTAATCGTATACACTTTCGTGGAAAGCGGGTCAATATCTAACTTTCTAAACTTTACGGTATTTGCATATATCGCGCCGCGTGTTCTACTAACATCAATACTTGTTTATGCGATAAACGATTACGGAGAAGCGTTAATAGCAAAAATCAGAGATATATGGGCCGAAGTTAGATTATGGCCTTGCGGGCTGTTTTCACTTATACTGACAGGATTTGCTTTACGTTCTCCTTTTGCCTCTCCCTCGCTCACTCTCTACCAATAC harbors:
- a CDS encoding sulfite exporter TauE/SafE family protein, which encodes MDLISAAIMFAFGILAGIVGGLLGIGGCSIMLPALYFLFYYSLPCAIGTTITAVIVTAISGATAHFKMKNIDFLTAKIITVSGALGAVLGSILFIYLAGNTALLSAIVGFAFIYTAIRMIVEGARRKGGAPSGKGDKVPGSSSGKGLLGFIIGVLTGIIGLGGGYALVPSFIYIFKSPVKIAVGTSLASFISMALISGLFKLMTGNVDLIAALMLGLGTALGAQLGAKLVPKTPAWMIKLLFGLLFLYVSLRFILAGFGVRI